The sequence GTTTTTCGAACATATTAGAGAGCTGTGAttctattatattaagaagaaaaagggtataataaattccaAATAATGAAGAAACAAACAACCACCTCAACACACATGCCCACACATGCTCACACAGAACACAAACAAGGGGCGAACCACCAAGGACTGCAAGTGCTTATTATAACAGTATGAAAGGAAAGGGACGAGGGTACGGTTAATCACCCATAGTTGATGCTATCATTGAAGAAAGGAGGCCTAACACACACGAGAAAGGCAACGAAATTGCCAGTGCACGTGACTGCAAATCAGTAACCTGTTCAACGAAAGTACATGTCACAAAAGAATGGAGAGAAAAGTAATGTTGAACATTCAAATGTACTAGTAAATGAGGTAAGCAACGGCAACAAACCAGGAGTTGTTCCAAGAAACAGAAGTACGCAAGCATGCTAACCATCACCAGAATTGGAATGTCCTGCCAAAATCTGTCAGAAACTGAAGTCAGAGTGTAACGAGCATGCAAACCCATCAAGAAATAAAACAAAAACAGTGAAGATGTCATAGGTCCATCAATGTAGCATGATAGAACCAatctactctctctctctctctcaactaTCTTTGACTTATGCTATTTTTTCGGACAAGGCTAATCTTACCTGTATTGTTGAGCTGCTCTCTGCTGAGCAGCATTTGCTACCCGCCTGTTTGCAGTTTGAGTTGGTATTCTCAGTAACATCACTGGCAGATTCTGAACTTCTTGTTTACAGACATCACATATCTTGTTTCCCTTGATGCTAAACCATTtgacagcacagtcttggtgtgcAAGTGCAAGTTCTCCTTTGCAGCTGCACTCCATTTTAAGTGTTTCACCTCCTTCGTTGAGTTCAACAAAACAAATTCTGCAGACTGCCTCTTCTTCAGGAATATCTTCGCCTCCATCTTCAGGGACTGTCAGGTACTCAACAATGCACTTACATGAGCCATGGTGCTTTTATGAAGCAAGATTCAATTTGGGTAGTTATCATAGTACTATAGAGGACTGTAAGAGTTTATACCATCGATTGTTTCTTCAATTATATCGCTTGATGTGGTTGCTTCGACTGGGACAGGTCTTGGGGTTGTTGGAATCACACGGATGACACCTAATGAATCTGCCCTCCTCAAACTTCTGTTTTTGCGATTTCCAGGTACTGAAAGTGAGCGCCTAATTTTTGCTTCAACTCCTTCATTCTGCTAGTAGTGTAAATAAAATCTTAATGCACTGGTAGTAGACTATTTATGGGCACAGCTTAGCAGAAAAAATATATGTACTTACAGTTGTAGTTGGCAGGGTATCTAATTGATTTGGAGGAGATGCAGCCTTGTCAGTAGTTCCTACAGGCGTTACTGGAAGAGAATGGGTCCTTTTTGCCGATAATGAGTTAATGACCTTTCTAAAAGAAAATGATCTTGCTGTGCTTGGATTATCCTGCTGCCCTTCAGATGACGTCCCAGGATTTAGAAGGACCACTCGATCACCTTCCTGGGCTGAACTCCTTGCTCTGAAACTGTGCTGAGGATTCATGTTCTTGATAGATGATTTTGTTCTCGTCGAATTAGGTCTCGGTGGCAAACCCACTCTCGTTGAACTGGGGCTGCAGGATATAGTAACTCTTGTCGATGAAGGTATATTGGTATCCAAGGTCCTAGCTGGTATTTGCAAAGAAAGGTTTGGCCTTCGCGAATTATGCCCAGGTGTAGTTTGGCCATTGCCATCCTGAACCGGTGCCTACACAGTCAAGTAAACAATACATCCAGAAACCATGGTCAAATAAACCAGATAAAGCTTGGTAAATGAGTGACGCAAAAAAGAGGAACCCCCATCACTTCCATGAAAGAGGGGCTTCATTTACCCATGATACCTCATCAAGCTTTATGAACAAATGGAGTGACAATATCCCGTATGTCCGCCGGAGTCTAAATTTACATGTCGACAAAAGAAAGTAAACTCAAAAGGAACGAAACTGAAACAGGCCATTAAATCCTCTTTTGATTTCCCCAATTCTATTCATAATGTCTGGCCGCGGCACAATCACATGGACATGCCGTAAATTAAAAATGCTAGTTCTTTAAGGTGTAACCTAGAGAATTCATGCGGTATAAGATTCTGAATCTGGCCTGGTATTACATTACTCAGAAGACGTTGAGCTAAATATGCACGCAATTGAATTCTACAGCTATACTTGTGGTGACATAATCACAGAGTTACCCAGTACACGGAAATAAAGAAAACTGATACAATACAGCAGTTTCATCAGAAAGGTAAAGGGCCTCAAAATAGAATCTAATCCAATTTTAGCTCATGTGACATGTGACACAGTGGTAGTACAAGGAGTCCAGTTAGGAAAAGAAGAGCAATTAATCACTGCCGAGGGAAAACTGCCGGATGAAGCAAAGCAGGAAATATTCGATCTTCTGGTCCTAATCTAGTTTgccaaaaaataaaaataaaaagaaaaccgAAGCGCAAAAGAGCAGAACAAAGATTCTCCCAGCTCAGCCACAATTCACCAGCAAAGGTCGCATCTTTGGAGTTGTAGCTAATCTAAGATCCAATTTAAATCCAATCAGATGAGAACAAGTAGGTGGTAATCGGTGGCGCGTAGTCTTCGCACGGGAATCAAGAAATTGGCAGAGCATGAGCCAAAACTGTACGAGAAATGGAGGGGGCAAATCTCAGGGGAGTAGGGCAAAGCAGGGCGTACGAATCTCACCGCTCGATCACCGGAGTACGGGGACGGTCCCTCGGCGCTCTCCATGAAGGATTCGATGAGCTCGAGGAAGAGCCGCAAGAATCCAGGGAGGGTGGGCAAGTGGTGTCGAAGTTCTTGGGCAGCAGCTCAGGGGAAGCGGTCCGGGAGCTGAAGGGCGCTTTTGCAAAGGCCAGTTTGTTGCCCGGGTCCATACTTTATCCTATTTACACCCTCCGTCTTAAAACAGTTGATATTGCAGATTTTCGAAAAATCAATTATTTTAAATTTTAACCATCTCTATTATATAAAGCATCGGTTTCATGGCCGTCCCGCGTCACCATTTTTCTTCCTGCTTAATAAAAAATGGAATAAAATTATACACAAATAAGAATTGAACTTTGATTGTTAAGACAACTTATATAATATACAAAAACTGTAGTAATGCATGGacttatatacatatatatacacacacgtgCACATATCAATATTTATTTATAGTGCATAGTTAGTATTATTAGATAGATCTTTAAATTTTGTGTATAAATTTATATAGAGATATAAATGTTGCTAATAGTTTTTTTTATAAATCTAGTCAAATTTAGAAAATTTGGACCTATATAAATATTATAGCAATAACTATTGTAGAACAAAGTGAGTAGTCCTCTAGAGGTGAAGGAATGGTTAGATATTTGGAGGGATATCTAAAGGGAAAAATATTTGGTGGAAGACCACCTTAGTCCAGTTTGAACTCTTCTTTTACCTCCATTTTTTCCTGGACTATGAGACTAGACATTCACCCCAAATACCACTCGTTTTGAAAACGATTCAAACTTTGCCTTCATCTTCCATTCCACCATTACTAGATTTCTTTAGATTGGTTGAAATCGAGTTTTTTCTAACTTTGAGCAATATTTTTAACATATACATTGTAGACTAATGCACTATTAAGAAGTAAGTCAACGGGTCTTACAGAACTAACATGTTATTGATGTTGGTATATTTTCATATAAATTTGGTTAAGGTTTTAAAAAATAACTTTGAAAATATAAATGGCCTATATTTTAAAAGGAGGAAACATAATGTTGTTGGGGTTGAGCTCGTTCGAGTCGGTCAAGAGACTGAGTCGGACACTATCTCGCACTTTTATCGGGGTGCAACAATCTTATGGTTGTGATTCCTTACATACTGCATATATAAACAAAGAAGGTTGGCATATGAACCAACGTTCATTGTAGCCTCCTCTCTTATACAACacctgtgtcacacccggatttcgggggcaCTAAGATccgggcgtgaacataatcaccaagtgtgttgggaccaagtctcacacatatgataaatcatggtacagaaacgaatgtcacatcatttatATATAATAGAGtcctgtacaaaatagttaaataattatatCATATAAAGACAGCGATccggcaacccaaagttgactgggagacggcggcctagacctctcacgaactcatcatagcatcctccatacgcatcatcctgtggtacctgttcttgacctgtgggagtgtgagacagcaagggtgagctcacatacgttcatcgctcaacaagttgtggggaataatgtgcatgaactcgccaaaggtgggagctcatgtgaagtgtaaggcttaccaaagaggatggctaaagctgagtattgcttttaaagttggtcaaaaatttattagcagttactaagtgtaagtagataccaacccaaataagtaatagatcaaaattggtaacaacacccgcgatgcaatgcatatgacaaattaagtttggttccataaattaatcatgtgagggtccgagccgctcatgaccgtgagcacggctaatataccagttttacactcttcagaggttgcacatctttacccacaagtcatgttacacatctgtcaaggggtcatgaatcccatacacctctaccaaggaagcgaggaagggtaacactacgaggcctttacaaagttccactagcttcagaaaacctgctacagtttctaggaagtccTAATACAgggatccctcgtctgaccgccatcgcagcaaaatcaacccgaggatctccctacactaaccactcccctactgcccttgcccctttcgggtaaggtagtcctccactaactttcctaattagtcagccaagggcgtcccataccacccttgtggtagcactattttcccgggtggttccccatgttccaattaacaatataatcttatcatgaaaaataattaaacaacaacataattggaacatgatcataatgaaacATTAGTTTCCAAAACCAGATAGataaatagcaaaactacccaataattcatctgtttgcaaggtaggggataaacaatgctagggaaacctattaggtcccatcaaattaacttgaacatgtcacagtgattaatagtgaacattattaggtaaaaaggagtggtcaagggcataacttgcctgagactcaagattccaggtaccaggatgatcttcagattctcgtgatctCACCGCTATTCGCAaccatacaaacaaacatggtacaggaaaaaataacattacaccaaacataagcacaagatGCATAATCATAATCTAcgcattgctacgagatcgtgggtttgagaactactaaattcggagttaccgtcaaagagttatgattttatgaagTTTCTAGTGATAGATATACAACCAATTGAGTGCATCATTTTAGCCATAGGTTTCAtgataaaataaggttactagatgaAGAACAAGATTAGTACaagattaatgcaactggaacggATCAATTCGAAGTTacaatgaattaaacaagtttctgacaTTATTTTTATacaaaaaatcattttctaaattaaTTCTTACCAATTAACCGAGACCAAGGTATTTGGCCTCAATTTTAAATAAGTTCTGGGTCACTTTTGTAAATGCTAGGACCCCACAGTAATGATTTTACCCATAacctggacggcgggttgttttccATGTTCTTCAGGGTCTCTTTCACAAAACACGCTAGCCGAAGGGGTATGGCAAACTGTGTGCCGTCAGATCGAGAATCAGGGGCTCGGATTAGAAGACCACACATCTGAACCGGTACGGACTTAGGACCGTTCGATCCCGATCTGACGCCCTTGCTTAGATCACCCGAATCATTACCCCGCGCCAAATCTCATTCGTCCATCCGAAAACCGATGGCCGAGGTATCCCCATCCATGGATCTAATCTTGGCCACTACATTAAAGATCGACGGTGCTGGTGCTTCTTCTCCCCCCAACAAGTCTGCGGCAACCGCGACATTAGCCACGACGGCGGCAACATCGGTGAACCCTAGTTCTTCGCCTAGGGACACTATCCCCGAGCCCGCTAGCGTTGATGTGATGCAGACATGATGATGAAAACGAGGATGGATGACTTACCGGTAGTGGCGCCGAAGACCCCCCCCCGGCCACGGAACCAGACAATCCGCGGCGAAACCCAGTCGACAACGAGCAATTCACCCTCACCCGATGAAGGTCTCGGATCAATACGACGATGCACACCATGCGCGAGCACACACGAAGCT is a genomic window of Zea mays cultivar B73 chromosome 5, Zm-B73-REFERENCE-NAM-5.0, whole genome shotgun sequence containing:
- the LOC100304255 gene encoding uncharacterized protein isoform X1, translating into MESAEGPSPYSGDRAAPVQDGNGQTTPGHNSRRPNLSLQIPARTLDTNIPSSTRVTISCSPSSTRVGLPPRPNSTRTKSSIKNMNPQHSFRARSSAQEGDRVVLLNPGTSSEGQQDNPSTARSFSFRKVINSLSAKRTHSLPVTPVGTTDKAASPPNQLDTLPTTTQNEGVEAKIRRSLSVPGNRKNRSLRRADSLGVIRVIPTTPRPVPVEATTSSDIIEETIDVPEDGGEDIPEEEAVCRICFVELNEGGETLKMECSCKGELALAHQDCAVKWFSIKGNKICDVCKQEVQNLPVMLLRIPTQTANRRVANAAQQRAAQQYRFWQDIPILVMVSMLAYFCFLEQLLVTDLQSRALAISLPFSCVLGLLSSMIASTMVSKSYLWAYASFQFAIVILFAHIFYNVLKVNPVLAVLLSSFTGFGIAISTNSLLVEYLRWRARRNQRLAQQAANAAQHQESGNDGGNDNDDAQQGHDPNSGNNAV
- the LOC100304255 gene encoding uncharacterized protein LOC100304255; the protein is MESAEGPSPYSGDRAAPVQDGNGQTTPGHNSRRPNLSLQIPARTLDTNIPSSTRVTISCSPSSTRVGLPPRPNSTRTKSSIKNMNPQHSFRARSSAQEGDRVVLLNPGTSSEGQQDNPSTARSFSFRKVINSLSAKRTHSLPVTPVGTTDKAASPPNQLDTLPTTTNEGVEAKIRRSLSVPGNRKNRSLRRADSLGVIRVIPTTPRPVPVEATTSSDIIEETIDVPEDGGEDIPEEEAVCRICFVELNEGGETLKMECSCKGELALAHQDCAVKWFSIKGNKICDVCKQEVQNLPVMLLRIPTQTANRRVANAAQQRAAQQYRFWQDIPILVMVSMLAYFCFLEQLLVTDLQSRALAISLPFSCVLGLLSSMIASTMVSKSYLWAYASFQFAIVILFAHIFYNVLKVNPVLAVLLSSFTGFGIAISTNSLLVEYLRWRARRNQRLAQQAANAAQHQESGNDGGNDNDDAQQGHDPNSGNNAV